GGAGATGGGGCATTTCACATGCATATCTATGGAATCTAGAATGCTAAGGGGACGGAGTGTCAACGTTGTCTAAGTGCATTCCCAAATGCAAGTCCTGGTTCTGGTCTTGTTTTATCGATTCTGCTCTCTGCAATTAGCTTTTCATTTCAAAAAAATACCTCCCTTAACGAAAATTATGGAACCTTAAGTTTCTTTGAGTTCTTCGATCTGGTTGTCGCTGAGCGCTTGAATTTGTGCGTCTGTTGCTGAAAATATGCcccaattgcaaaaaatatcaTTCCAATCTCGAAAATGTATACATAGTAAAGTATGATCCTCCTCAGGACTCTTGAGTAGAAGAATATTGATCCTCGATTTTAGTGATAGAAAAAGTTTTTAGTTTCTTAAGGAGTTATGGTGTAAGATTTACACAATGCAAATACATAACATTGTGCTGTAAGATGACGGAAACAAGTTTGAGCGATATTCTTATCGAGAGTTTAAAGTCACCGAACAGAAATTGTTACAAAAAGACAAACTCAACAGAGAAGAAGCTATACGTTGGGGCGGCGACATTTATATAGAGGCATCTACATACGTACACGAGTTTGCTCTTTCTGGAGATGTATAGAAGTTAGAAAGTTCATCAATGTCGAAGTCTGCTGGACTTTTGTCAAGTAAGAGCACCACACAAATGGACTTTGTTTGCAAGTGAGGCCATCCATTTGAAACAGCTTATCCGCTCTAATGGGGCCATCATAACTTTGAAAGCCAAGCTCTTCTCTGGAGTGAGGAGGCATCCTGATAAGACGGGTGAATTCAAGTCTAGTTCTGTCTCAAGCAAAACCTACACGTCGAGTCTTTATTCTATGAAATCCCATTGCATAGAAGTTTgcattttttttttttcataTGGTGGTGCTCGTTGTATTTCACGAAGATGCCCACTATTTTCTGTGTCAAGTGTATCAACTGCATTCTTGTTCCTTATTAGGTTCCGTTCCTGATTAGTGGGGCAGTTCTCACAACAATGCCCCTCCTCTAATATTTATTCTAGCACACAATAAATTCAACTAGAATAAACTTTTTTGACTTAACAGGCGTTGACCGTTGACTAGATCGCTTATCACAAGCAGAACGGTTATTTTCCTCACCGATATGTCCGCACGTAGTATATCTTATTACATAGTGATCTCTAAATCAGTTTACTTTTCACATGCATGTGTTGGTACTGACAATCCTGACAATAAAATCAAGGCATTACCATACAGGCTACCCTGGTGTATTGTTGGTCTCTTACAACCTAGGCATATGATAATTCATCCACTATTTGTCGTAAATGACTGAGTTTGTCCTCATGATTAGTGTACACCTTCACATCTGTAGATCCAACAATCTCACGTTCTAAGCGAAACTCAGTTGCCAGGGAGTTAGCACTCCGTAGCATGAGAATTGTTTCAAAACTGCTGATCAACTCTTGCATCCCCACATGGTCTATCTCAACCTCGAAACCTTGTAGTTTTCTTTCTCGATATGTCCTAGAGACATCCTCCAGTTGTTTCCAAATAATGCGCAAAATCAACTGATTTAGAAGTAGATTTAAATCGTTATTATTCGAAAACTGAATTATAGATTTGTTAAGCCCGCTAACCTTGACATTTTTGGGCATTCTCTTAAGTATGGTGATGGGATCGTAAAATGAGTTTGATCTTTCGTCAGAGTTCTCTATAAGTGCTTTTATAAATACCGGCTTTTCCATTGAATAGTCAAGCAAGATATTCCACGCTTCTCTGTCGTTCTGATTCTTCGCAAACGCTATAGCTTTTATTGGATCTTCTAGTTTGTTGATGATCAACATCAAAGCCTTTCTGTTTTCGCCAATTTTTCCAAGTAGGTAAACCAATTCCTCCGTAAAATCATTACTTTCACATAGTTCGATGGCCCTGGCAATATCATATCCACTATGCTTGGTCAAGAATGGAAGCAATAGACTTCTATTGTATTGTGCATAATATTTGATTCTCTCATTACCGAATTGCAGCGTCGCAAATTCGTCGACCTggttcaatttctccaaatAGAAATAGTTCATGAAATCCATATGGTGCTCTTTAAACAAATGGATTAGCTCGTGGGGCGGGAAATCGTGTCGCTGCTCCACAAATATATCCACTACGTCGGCCAACCTCTTTTCAAGTACATTGATTGGTAATGTGTTCAATTCAGCACCATCAAACCTTATTTGAATCATTTGTGGTacattttcaatgaaattgGATAGTATTTGGTTTTCGGAAACAAACTTGATAATGTTGGCATCTTTCAAGATTATCAAATGTGGTACAGCTCTGATATTATCGTCTGTCTTTATGCATAGGTCAACTAGACTTCGTCTTAATGTCTCGTTGTCGGACTGCTGTTCAAGCAATTCTTCTAACTTCGATTGTAGgttcttgaaattgtaaaGTTCCATATCCCATTTCTCAATTAGCTCATGAAATTTTGTGACGTCTTCGATAACCCAGAACTCAAGAATACGTTGATATATCTCTGTTGGGATATTGAGAGCTGCCGTTGTTGGAATTATTTCTGTCAATTCTCTGATATGACCAGTTTCTATGAATATGTTGGACCACGTAATCCATTGCTCTATGATTTCTTTGACGTATTTATCGTGGACCTTCTCAACACCATTTTCGATAGCATCTATACTCTTGGAATCGAGTTCATGTAAATCGCTGAGATCAATATACAACAActtattcaagaattcttggGCCTGTTGCCAGTTGTTGGCTTTGATTAAGTTGTCTACATACTGAATTCCAAAATTCATACGTCTTGAAGGCGATTCTAGATGTTCACTTATTTCCCAGGCTTCGTAGTACTTCTCCCTTTCCAAAAACCATGCCAATCTGTCACTCAATTGTAGTTCTTCTGCTATGACTCCATCTCTCGCACAAATTATAAAGTACTTGGGAACAGTTTCGATATGCATACCTAGTAAAAAGTCGTTCAATCCAAGTCCAGCAATATTCTTTAAAcccaactcttcttcatactcaacttctccattagtagagttgatcaatttTATATCTGGATTTGGATATTCTCTCTTTCCTGTTTCCTCATCAGTAGTAGGAGGCTCATAGGTGAGAACCATCCAAAGGTCATCTTTAAAACTAGAAATTCCACTGATGAGCACATCTAGCTTGAAGATATgctcaatttcaacttttttttcttgCACTGCTCTAAAGGATATGCTAGCTGTCGAAGGTAAGATCTTACTCATAGACGATGAAGCTATAGTGccgtcttcttctgtttttaACGATACCCTTAACGACCATATGTAATTACCCCAGCCTATTATGATTCTATCAATCTCTGGAAAGGCAACTCTGGGCCAGTAAAGGTCACTTCGAGGAGAATCTTCTGGTTTATCGATAACACAGATGATCTGGCGATTTGCTAAGTGGCATACGGTTACACCTTTGTCATTCATCCAAAGTACGAGATCGTCTATAAGCTGAATAGACACTATTGGACCCATATCTTGTTCTAGAACAATATCAGATCTCTTTCCtaaccaacttcttgtcgaATAGATCACTTTGCCACTCATACCTCCAGATATAAAGCTTCTAGTCCTATAGTAGTTACGGTCTAGGACTATGGCATGAACAGGCCTCTGGAAATCATGAGCTACAATATCCTTTTCATCACGAATAGAGCCTATCACTACAGTTCCGTCCATCGACGCTGTGGCAAAGTATACACCGTCGGTGTATATGCAA
This Scheffersomyces stipitis CBS 6054 chromosome 3, complete sequence DNA region includes the following protein-coding sequences:
- a CDS encoding predicted protein, with product MSGKVIYSTRSWLGKRSDIVLEQDMGPIVSIQLIDDLVLWMNDKGVTVCHLANRQIICVIDKPEDSPRSDLYWPRVAFPEIDRIIIGWGNYIWSLRVSLKTEEDGTIASSSMSKILPSTASISFRAVQEKKVEIEHIFKLDVLISGISSFKDDLWMVLTYEPPTTDEETGKREYPNPDIKLINSTNGEVEYEEELGLKNIAGLGLNDFLLGMHIETVPKYFIICARDGVIAEELQLSDRLAWFLEREKYYEAWEISEHLESPSRRMNFGIQYVDNLIKANNWQQAQEFLNKLLYIDLSDLHELDSKSIDAIENGVEKVHDKYVKEIIEQWITWSNIFIETGHIRELTEIIPTTAALNIPTEIYQRILEFWVIEDVTKFHELIEKWDMELYNFKNLQSKLEELLEQQSDNETLRRSLVDLCIKTDDNIRAVPHLIILKDANIIKFVSENQILSNFIENVPQMIQIRFDGAELNTLPINVLEKRLADVVDIFVEQRHDFPPHELIHLFKEHHMDFMNYFYLEKLNQVDEFATSQFGNERIKYYAQYNRSLLLPFLTKHSGYDIARAIELCESNDFTEELVYLLGKIGENRKALMLIINKLEDPIKAIAFAKNQNDREAWNILLDYSMEKPVFIKALIE